A single genomic interval of Halostella salina harbors:
- a CDS encoding SDR family oxidoreductase, giving the protein MTDAATDDAVAAEADDAADESSGCAKTVLITGCSSGIGRATAKAFLDEGWQVYATSRDPDDVADLAEAGCETAALDVTDDEQVEAVVEQIVADTGRIDCLVNNAGYAQMGPVEDVPVEDVHRQFDVNVYGPHRLSRAVLPHMRERGDGTIVNVSSLAGRVSYPGSGVYCGSKFALEAMSDALRAEVESFDVDVALVEPGPVETQFGDRVEDEVEELDRTDAYASLYKILDDTAAIGGGGPASVPPRRVAEVVLNAASSTEPEARYPVGPFANLLGYAGILPAKWRDAAYRLVSKVAGVRS; this is encoded by the coding sequence ATGACAGACGCGGCCACGGACGACGCCGTCGCGGCGGAGGCCGACGACGCGGCAGACGAGTCGAGCGGCTGTGCAAAGACGGTCCTCATCACCGGCTGTTCCTCCGGCATCGGGCGGGCGACCGCGAAGGCGTTCCTCGACGAGGGGTGGCAGGTGTACGCCACCTCGCGGGACCCCGACGACGTTGCGGACCTGGCCGAGGCCGGCTGCGAGACGGCCGCGCTGGACGTGACCGACGACGAGCAGGTCGAGGCGGTTGTCGAGCAGATCGTCGCGGACACCGGCCGGATCGACTGCCTCGTGAACAACGCCGGCTACGCCCAGATGGGGCCGGTCGAGGACGTGCCGGTCGAGGACGTACACCGGCAGTTCGACGTGAACGTGTACGGTCCCCATCGGCTCTCGCGGGCGGTCCTCCCCCACATGCGCGAGCGGGGCGACGGCACCATCGTCAACGTCTCCAGCCTCGCCGGACGCGTCTCCTACCCCGGGAGCGGCGTCTACTGCGGGTCGAAGTTCGCGCTGGAGGCGATGAGCGACGCGCTCCGCGCGGAGGTCGAGTCGTTCGACGTGGACGTTGCGCTCGTCGAACCGGGCCCGGTCGAGACGCAGTTCGGCGACCGCGTGGAGGACGAGGTCGAGGAACTGGACCGGACGGACGCGTACGCCTCGCTGTACAAGATCCTGGACGACACCGCCGCCATCGGCGGGGGCGGCCCGGCCTCCGTCCCGCCCCGGCGCGTCGCCGAGGTAGTCCTGAACGCCGCGAGTTCGACCGAGCCGGAGGCACGCTACCCGGTCGGCCCGTTCGCAAACCTGCTCGGCTACGCCGGGATCCTCCCGGCGAAGTGGCGCGACGCCGCCTACCGGCTGGTGTCGAAGGTTGCGGGCGTCCGGTCGTGA
- a CDS encoding ArsA family ATPase: MDSIDVEPVDEVDEEASVDRTARSLDPSAEYVLYGGKGGVGKTTMAAATGLASAEGGTTTLVVSTDPAHSLSDTFETDVPPRPTRIRDEVPLYAAEIDPDAAIEDGSAAFAEGEGPMGGLGELLGGEGGPMESLLGGAMPGADEAAAMQTLMEYLDDDRFDRVVVDTAPTGHTLRLLELPDVMDTMVGRMLSLRERLGGMMDGLKGMFGGASEAEVDEGIDDLRRLSDRIERLRATLRDPDRTDFRVVMVPEEMSVVESERLLDQLREFEIPVGTVVVNKVMEDLADVTDDVDASRFVSPNLDTCEFCQRRWDVQQDALAAAQDVFRGHEVRRVPLFADEVRGEEMLRIVAACLE, translated from the coding sequence ATGGATTCTATCGACGTGGAGCCGGTCGACGAGGTCGACGAGGAGGCGTCGGTCGACCGGACGGCGCGGTCGCTCGACCCGAGCGCGGAGTACGTCCTCTACGGCGGGAAAGGCGGCGTCGGCAAGACGACGATGGCCGCCGCGACGGGGCTGGCCAGCGCCGAGGGCGGGACGACCACGCTCGTCGTCTCGACCGACCCGGCGCACTCGCTGTCGGACACGTTCGAGACGGACGTGCCGCCCCGCCCGACGCGCATCCGTGACGAGGTGCCGCTGTACGCCGCCGAGATCGACCCGGACGCCGCCATCGAGGACGGCTCCGCGGCCTTCGCCGAGGGCGAGGGACCGATGGGCGGGCTCGGGGAACTGCTCGGCGGCGAGGGCGGCCCGATGGAGTCGCTGCTGGGCGGCGCGATGCCCGGCGCGGACGAGGCCGCCGCGATGCAGACGCTCATGGAGTATCTGGACGACGACCGGTTCGACCGCGTCGTCGTCGACACCGCGCCGACCGGCCACACGCTCCGCCTGCTGGAACTGCCCGACGTGATGGACACGATGGTCGGCCGAATGCTCTCCCTCCGCGAGCGCCTCGGCGGGATGATGGACGGCCTCAAGGGGATGTTCGGCGGCGCGAGCGAGGCGGAGGTCGACGAGGGTATCGACGACCTGCGGCGACTGAGCGACCGGATCGAGCGCCTCCGGGCGACGCTCCGGGACCCCGACCGGACGGACTTCCGGGTCGTCATGGTGCCCGAGGAGATGAGCGTCGTCGAGTCCGAGCGCCTGTTAGACCAGCTCCGGGAGTTCGAGATCCCCGTCGGCACCGTCGTCGTCAACAAGGTGATGGAGGACCTCGCGGACGTGACCGACGACGTGGACGCCTCGCGGTTCGTCTCGCCGAACCTGGACACCTGCGAGTTCTGCCAGCGCCGCTGGGACGTGCAGCAGGACGCGCTGGCGGCTGCACAGGACGTGTTCCGCGGCCACGAGGTCCGGCGCGTGCCGCTCTTTGCCGACGAAGTCCGCGGCGAGGAAATGCTCCGGATCGTGGCGGCCTGCCTGGAGTAG
- a CDS encoding glycerate kinase type-2 family protein — translation MIERRDALATTPARDAALACVEAGIEAGHPRTVVRNAVSVDGDALRVDDRTYDLGDYDEVLVLGGGNAAGHVAAALEAVLGDRIDGGVVVTDDPAATERVTVREGDHPVPSERGVAGARDVLAAADDAGERTLVLAAITGGGSALLPAPAGEVTLSDLQSVTDALLASGADIGEINAVRKHLSALKGGRLARRAAPATVVSLLFSDVVGDDPSVVASGPTAPDASTFDGALGVLDRYGIDAPASVREHLERGAAGGVPETPGPDDPAFDRVTTHVVADARTALHAARDAARERGYEPLVLSARVRGEAREAAKTHVAVAEEARSTGDPVSPPAVILSGGETTVTVRGDGEGGPNQEFALSAALELVGGSADGVAVAAVDTDGIDGATDAAGAVVDGGTVEDPDDARAALADNDACTYLDDRDALLQTGATGTNLNDLRALVVE, via the coding sequence GTGATCGAGCGCCGCGACGCGCTCGCGACGACGCCCGCCCGCGACGCCGCGCTGGCCTGCGTCGAGGCCGGGATCGAGGCGGGCCACCCGCGAACGGTCGTCCGGAACGCCGTCTCGGTCGACGGCGATGCGCTCCGGGTCGACGATCGGACGTACGACCTCGGCGACTACGACGAGGTGCTCGTCCTCGGCGGCGGCAACGCGGCCGGGCACGTCGCGGCGGCGCTGGAGGCGGTCCTCGGCGACCGGATCGACGGCGGCGTCGTGGTGACGGACGACCCGGCAGCAACCGAGCGCGTGACCGTCCGCGAGGGTGACCACCCGGTCCCGAGCGAGCGCGGGGTCGCCGGCGCACGCGACGTACTTGCTGCCGCGGACGACGCCGGCGAGCGGACGCTCGTGCTCGCCGCGATAACGGGCGGCGGGAGCGCGCTCCTGCCGGCCCCGGCCGGTGAGGTGACTCTGAGTGACCTCCAGTCGGTCACCGACGCGCTGCTGGCCAGCGGTGCGGACATCGGCGAGATCAACGCCGTCCGGAAACACCTCTCGGCGCTGAAAGGGGGTCGACTGGCCCGCCGCGCGGCCCCGGCGACGGTCGTCTCGCTGCTGTTCAGCGACGTGGTCGGCGACGACCCGAGCGTGGTCGCCAGCGGCCCGACCGCGCCGGACGCGTCGACGTTCGACGGGGCGCTCGGCGTGCTCGACCGCTACGGTATCGACGCGCCGGCGAGCGTCCGCGAGCACCTCGAACGCGGCGCTGCCGGCGGCGTTCCGGAGACGCCGGGACCGGACGATCCCGCCTTCGACCGCGTGACGACTCACGTCGTCGCGGACGCCCGCACCGCCCTCCACGCGGCCCGCGACGCCGCGCGCGAGCGAGGGTACGAGCCGCTGGTGCTCTCCGCCCGGGTCCGCGGCGAGGCGCGGGAAGCGGCGAAGACGCACGTCGCGGTCGCCGAGGAGGCGCGCTCGACCGGCGACCCCGTCTCGCCGCCCGCGGTGATCCTCTCCGGCGGCGAGACGACCGTGACCGTCCGCGGCGACGGCGAGGGCGGCCCCAACCAGGAGTTCGCGCTGAGCGCCGCGCTCGAACTCGTCGGCGGTTCAGCGGACGGGGTCGCGGTCGCCGCCGTCGACACGGACGGCATCGACGGCGCGACGGACGCGGCGGGGGCGGTGGTCGACGGAGGAACGGTCGAGGACCCCGACGACGCCCGGGCCGCGCTCGCCGACAACGACGCCTGCACCTACCTCGACGACCGCGACGCGCTGCTCCAGACTGGAGCGACCGGGACGAACCTCAACGATCTGCGCGCGCTTGTCGTGGAGTAG